A genome region from Geothermobacter hydrogeniphilus includes the following:
- a CDS encoding vWA domain-containing protein produces the protein MIHFAWPWALALLPLPWLVHRYAPPALAAEEAALWVPSLSLFGAVAQQGVRRPGRLQILLAVLCWLLLVLAATRPQWLGEPIELPVSGRDLMLAVDLSGSMQTRDFTLGGETVDRLTALKAVAGEFVRRRVGDRVGLILFGDQPYIQTPLTFDRQTVLTLLNEAVLGLAGDRTSIGDAIGLAVKRLTEGGGKNQVLILLTDGANTAGRLAPLKAAELAAREHLKIYTIGIGAERMEVRRFIFRQTVNPSADLDEKTLKAIAEKTGGRYFRARDTRQLQEIYAAIDELEPVVRDHDVFRPISELYVWPLGAAFLGGLLVLLLPLLPPLPDRRSP, from the coding sequence ATGATCCATTTTGCCTGGCCCTGGGCCCTGGCCCTGCTGCCGCTTCCCTGGCTGGTCCATCGCTATGCCCCTCCGGCCCTGGCCGCCGAGGAGGCCGCCCTCTGGGTTCCCTCTCTCTCGCTGTTCGGTGCCGTGGCGCAGCAGGGTGTCCGTCGCCCGGGCCGCCTGCAGATTCTGCTGGCCGTGCTGTGCTGGCTGCTGCTGGTTCTTGCCGCCACCCGGCCGCAATGGCTGGGGGAGCCGATCGAACTGCCGGTCAGCGGACGGGATCTGATGCTGGCGGTCGATCTTTCCGGCAGCATGCAGACCCGGGATTTCACGTTGGGCGGCGAGACGGTCGACCGTCTGACTGCGCTTAAGGCTGTGGCTGGTGAGTTTGTTCGCCGCCGGGTCGGTGACCGCGTGGGGCTGATTTTGTTCGGTGATCAGCCCTACATCCAGACTCCTCTCACCTTTGACCGCCAGACGGTGCTGACGTTGCTGAATGAAGCCGTCCTGGGGTTGGCGGGTGATCGCACGTCCATCGGCGATGCCATCGGCCTGGCGGTCAAACGCCTGACAGAGGGAGGAGGGAAGAACCAGGTCCTGATCCTGCTGACTGACGGCGCCAATACCGCGGGCCGACTGGCGCCGCTCAAGGCTGCCGAGCTCGCGGCGCGAGAACATCTGAAGATCTACACCATCGGCATCGGCGCTGAGAGGATGGAGGTGCGTCGTTTCATTTTCCGGCAGACCGTCAATCCTTCGGCTGATCTTGATGAAAAGACCTTGAAGGCGATTGCTGAAAAGACCGGTGGAAGGTACTTCAGGGCGCGTGATACCCGGCAGTTGCAGGAGATCTACGCCGCCATTGATGAGCTGGAACCGGTGGTGCGTGATCACGACGTTTTTCGACCGATTTCCGAACTGTATGTCTGGCCGTTGGGGGCCGCCTTCCTGGGCGGGTTGCTGGTGCTGCTGCTGCCGTTGCTGCCGCCCCTGCCGGACCGGAGGTCGCCATGA
- a CDS encoding ABC transporter ATP-binding protein yields MIAVEQISRNYGDFLAVDKVSFEISRGEVVGLLGHNGAGKSTIMKMLTGYLEPSSGSIFIAGKPLAETMQQARKRIGYLPENCPVYPEMSVVDFLDFTATLRGVPKDRRPAAIRSAVERADLGEKATASIASLSRGFRQRVGVAQALLHDPDILILDEPTNGLDPGQIEHMRELLRNLGRESTVIVSTHILQEVEAICGRVLILRHGQLALDARLDELHGRGLLLSCDAAPSEVRERLQRLPELTGLELQQQAEGRYTYRLEPRDDASALAPVAAAEVVAAGWKLYALQPEEKSLEKVFHQITAGEVLQNAA; encoded by the coding sequence ATGATTGCGGTTGAACAGATCAGTCGTAACTATGGAGATTTCCTCGCGGTTGACAAGGTTTCGTTTGAGATCAGTCGCGGGGAGGTGGTTGGCTTGCTGGGCCATAACGGCGCCGGCAAATCGACGATCATGAAAATGTTGACCGGCTATCTTGAGCCGAGTTCCGGTTCGATATTCATTGCCGGAAAGCCGCTGGCCGAGACGATGCAGCAGGCCCGTAAACGGATCGGTTATCTGCCGGAAAATTGTCCGGTCTATCCGGAAATGTCAGTTGTCGATTTTCTCGATTTTACCGCCACCCTGCGCGGTGTTCCGAAAGACCGACGGCCGGCCGCCATCCGCTCGGCTGTCGAACGGGCCGATCTGGGTGAAAAGGCGACAGCTTCCATCGCCAGCCTCTCCCGTGGGTTTCGTCAACGGGTCGGTGTTGCCCAGGCGTTGCTGCACGATCCCGACATTCTGATTCTGGATGAACCGACCAACGGTCTTGACCCCGGGCAGATTGAACACATGCGCGAACTGCTTCGCAATCTCGGTCGGGAATCAACGGTTATTGTGTCGACCCATATCCTCCAGGAGGTCGAGGCGATTTGCGGCCGGGTGCTTATTTTACGTCACGGTCAACTGGCCCTTGATGCCCGGCTTGATGAATTGCATGGACGCGGATTGTTGTTGAGTTGTGACGCCGCCCCGAGCGAGGTGCGCGAACGCCTGCAGCGGTTGCCCGAGTTGACGGGCCTGGAGCTGCAACAGCAGGCTGAGGGTCGTTACACCTACCGGCTTGAACCACGGGACGACGCGTCAGCTCTGGCTCCCGTCGCGGCTGCCGAGGTCGTCGCCGCGGGCTGGAAACTTTACGCCCTGCAGCCCGAGGAGAAATCGCTGGAAAAGGTTTTTCACCAGATCACTGCCGGGGAGGTGCTCCAAAATGCAGCATGA
- a CDS encoding DUF58 domain-containing protein produces the protein MATRVSPGASSPVAVSLAELIAIGDRLPPSRLEAGRRLAAKQGGYLSRFRGRGMEFAEVRAYLPGDDARNIDWRVTARRGKVHTKLFHEERERPVLVALDYRRPMFFATRGRFKAVRATQLAALFAWQALAHGDRIGGFLFSEERNLELRPQLGKKAVLQLLRQMVADPAWERPRHQPFEPKQRLAVTLQRLRRVARPGSLIRLLSDFSQWDERVELQLAQLNRHCELELVHCFDPLEADLPPAGSYRLSDGLRDLSIVTTDRAARRAYQQHFAQRRQLLEDFCRRQHARFMVLPSDLDPIENLFSGGAGG, from the coding sequence ATGGCGACAAGGGTTTCGCCGGGAGCCTCTTCTCCGGTTGCGGTTTCTCTGGCCGAACTGATTGCCATCGGGGATCGGTTGCCGCCATCACGCCTGGAGGCCGGACGCCGTCTGGCCGCGAAACAGGGGGGCTACCTCAGTCGTTTCCGCGGCCGGGGCATGGAATTCGCCGAGGTCCGAGCCTATCTTCCGGGGGATGATGCGCGAAACATTGACTGGCGGGTGACGGCCCGGCGCGGCAAGGTTCACACCAAGCTGTTTCATGAAGAGCGTGAACGGCCGGTTCTGGTTGCGCTCGATTATCGCAGGCCGATGTTCTTTGCCACCCGGGGACGATTCAAGGCGGTGCGGGCCACGCAACTGGCCGCCTTGTTCGCCTGGCAGGCCCTGGCACATGGCGATCGCATCGGCGGTTTCCTGTTTTCTGAAGAACGCAACCTCGAACTGCGCCCGCAGCTCGGCAAAAAGGCCGTTCTGCAGTTGTTGCGGCAGATGGTCGCCGATCCGGCCTGGGAGCGTCCACGGCATCAACCTTTTGAGCCGAAGCAGCGGTTGGCGGTCACCCTGCAGCGTTTGCGGCGGGTGGCGCGGCCGGGCAGCCTGATTCGGCTGTTGAGCGATTTCAGCCAGTGGGATGAACGGGTCGAACTGCAATTGGCGCAATTGAACCGCCACTGTGAGCTGGAGCTGGTGCATTGCTTCGACCCGCTGGAAGCCGATCTGCCGCCGGCCGGCAGCTATCGCCTGAGTGACGGGTTGCGTGACCTGAGTATTGTCACCACCGATCGCGCCGCACGACGGGCTTATCAGCAGCATTTTGCGCAGCGACGACAGCTGCTGGAAGATTTCTGCCGTCGGCAGCATGCGCGGTTCATGGTGTTGCCGTCCGACCTCGATCCCATCGAAAATCTGTTCAGCGGCGGGGCAGGGGGCTGA
- a CDS encoding DUF4381 domain-containing protein, with protein sequence MAQLSTIPSTATGRAMPQLPLRDLHLPPEIGAWPLAPGWWLLIGLLVLLMTAALLLARFRQRRRLRRLALLQLETLKDLHGRELAAALSYLLRQAALCHFSPQQVAGLSGEAWLRFLDTPFADHPFSTGCGRCLQDAPYRPHVDIDEARLLELCRDWLKKLPPQSGPPRRSR encoded by the coding sequence ATGGCACAGCTGTCAACGATTCCTTCGACGGCGACGGGCAGGGCCATGCCCCAATTGCCGTTGCGTGATCTCCACCTTCCGCCTGAAATCGGTGCCTGGCCCCTGGCTCCCGGCTGGTGGCTGCTGATCGGATTGCTGGTTCTCCTGATGACCGCGGCGCTGCTGCTGGCGCGTTTCCGGCAACGCCGCCGACTTCGAAGACTGGCCCTTCTGCAGCTCGAAACTCTTAAAGACCTGCATGGCCGCGAACTGGCTGCCGCCCTTTCATACCTGCTTCGGCAGGCGGCGCTCTGTCACTTTTCACCGCAGCAGGTTGCCGGTCTGAGCGGTGAGGCCTGGCTCAGGTTCCTGGATACACCGTTCGCGGATCACCCTTTCAGCACCGGGTGCGGCCGCTGCCTTCAGGATGCTCCTTACCGACCGCATGTCGATATCGACGAAGCCCGGTTGCTTGAACTCTGCCGGGACTGGCTGAAGAAACTGCCGCCGCAGTCCGGACCGCCGAGGAGGAGTCGATGA
- a CDS encoding VWA domain-containing protein, with product MNTFHFLRPAWFWALPPALALLLWLARRQLRSRSWQTVCDPELLPHLLLGRSVRRANWPLWLLLAGVLLTITALAGPVWRRLPQPLFRQQSALVILFDLSRSMEAADLKPSRYLRARYKIEDLLRQRKEGQTALVVFAADAFTVAPLTSDRHTIEALLKSLEPGLMPAQGSDPARAMKLGVQLLRQAGLKQGRLLLVTDEDRPETALEAARRLHRQGFELAVLGVGTAEGAPIPQPGGGFFKDADGNLVLPVLNGRALQQLAVAGGGRYHGISIDDADLQDLLSGLNSHRLDNPGVSSTARGDVWSEDGVWLLWPLILLVACGFRRGWLLVLPLLLLQPVPAEAFSWQGLWRTPDQQATQLYRAGDYSAAAAQFEDIRWKASALYRAGDFAAAANLLKKLQGADDFYNLGNALAKQGDLSAALQAYRQALKRDPRDTDARFNKDLVEKELKRRRQRQSRQADSKTGRQNTQENTPGGKKQASGGKQGAQQQSPGATRDRPGGEPRKRQSPDSPSRGEKPVPNRKTPGAARRVRLRDDKAAGKDSGDTSRVAPAGRDRDRETAEQRETRLLLQQIPDDPGGLLRRKFHYQYRQRGQQTQTERSW from the coding sequence ATGAACACGTTTCATTTTCTCCGGCCCGCATGGTTCTGGGCTCTGCCGCCGGCGCTGGCGTTGCTGCTGTGGCTGGCCCGCCGTCAACTCCGCAGCCGCAGCTGGCAGACGGTCTGTGACCCTGAGTTGCTGCCGCATCTGCTGCTCGGCCGTTCGGTGCGGCGCGCCAACTGGCCATTGTGGCTGCTGCTGGCGGGTGTCTTGCTGACGATCACGGCGCTGGCCGGACCGGTCTGGCGCCGCCTCCCGCAACCCCTCTTCCGGCAGCAGTCGGCGTTGGTGATCCTGTTCGACCTGTCCCGTTCGATGGAGGCTGCCGATCTCAAGCCGAGTCGCTATCTGCGGGCACGTTACAAGATCGAAGACCTGCTTCGTCAGCGGAAGGAAGGGCAGACCGCACTGGTTGTTTTTGCCGCCGACGCTTTCACCGTAGCTCCGTTGACCTCTGACCGGCATACCATCGAAGCGTTGCTCAAGAGTCTGGAACCGGGGCTGATGCCGGCTCAGGGGAGTGATCCCGCCCGGGCCATGAAGCTTGGTGTTCAGCTGTTGCGACAGGCCGGGTTGAAACAGGGAAGGTTGCTGCTGGTGACCGATGAAGATCGTCCCGAGACCGCACTGGAAGCAGCGCGTCGTCTGCATCGGCAGGGGTTCGAACTTGCAGTTCTCGGTGTCGGCACCGCGGAAGGCGCCCCGATCCCGCAACCGGGCGGCGGATTTTTCAAAGATGCCGACGGCAACCTGGTGCTGCCCGTCCTGAATGGCAGGGCACTGCAGCAGTTGGCCGTCGCGGGCGGCGGCCGCTATCACGGGATAAGCATCGACGATGCCGATCTGCAGGACCTGCTGTCCGGCTTGAACAGCCATCGGCTCGACAATCCGGGCGTGAGCAGCACCGCGCGCGGAGATGTCTGGTCCGAGGACGGTGTCTGGCTGCTCTGGCCGCTGATCCTGCTGGTCGCCTGCGGCTTTCGGCGCGGCTGGCTGCTGGTGCTGCCGTTGCTTCTTCTTCAGCCGGTTCCCGCCGAGGCGTTCAGTTGGCAGGGATTGTGGCGAACTCCGGATCAGCAGGCGACGCAATTGTACCGGGCCGGGGATTATTCAGCCGCCGCCGCACAGTTCGAGGATATTCGCTGGAAAGCATCCGCCCTCTACCGGGCCGGAGATTTCGCCGCCGCGGCGAACCTCCTGAAAAAACTGCAGGGGGCGGATGATTTCTACAATCTCGGCAATGCGCTGGCGAAACAGGGTGATCTGTCGGCGGCACTGCAGGCCTATCGGCAGGCTTTGAAGCGAGATCCCCGGGATACCGACGCCCGGTTCAACAAGGACCTTGTTGAAAAGGAACTCAAACGGAGACGACAGCGGCAATCCCGACAGGCCGACAGCAAGACCGGACGGCAGAACACGCAGGAGAATACTCCGGGCGGGAAGAAACAGGCAAGCGGCGGGAAGCAGGGGGCACAACAGCAGTCTCCTGGCGCAACGCGGGATCGGCCGGGAGGGGAACCACGGAAACGACAATCCCCTGACTCACCTTCCCGAGGAGAGAAACCGGTCCCGAACCGGAAGACGCCGGGGGCTGCCCGGAGAGTTCGTTTGCGGGACGATAAAGCCGCGGGCAAAGACTCCGGGGACACGTCTCGTGTTGCCCCGGCAGGCCGGGATCGGGACCGGGAAACAGCGGAACAGCGTGAAACCCGCCTGCTGTTGCAGCAGATTCCCGACGACCCGGGCGGTCTTCTGCGGCGTAAATTCCATTATCAGTACCGCCAGCGCGGTCAGCAGACACAGACGGAACGATCATGGTGA
- a CDS encoding Gldg family protein yields MQHDSLRVARKELSAFFASPVAYIFLGSFLLVCLFIFFWGEAFFARNIADVRPLFDWMPILLIFLVAALTMRMWSEERRMGTLEHLLTLPVPPLQLLFGKFLAAMTLLALALLLTLPLPVTVSLIGPLDWGPVWGGYLAALFLGAAYISIGLYLSARSENQIVSLISTVLVCGVFYLLGSDLLTSFFDNRTAEIFKLFGSGSRFASITRGVIDLRDLYYYASLVGVFFVLTLYSLEKLRWSKGGEAARHRSYAFLVLLMVANLVCGNLWMQQIGSARLDLTEGRIYSISPATRNYLRQLQQPLLIRGYFSAKTHPLLVPLVPRLRDLIREYQVAGGSRVHVEFIDPQEHPDLEAEANQKYGIKPVPFQVADRYQSSLINSYFHLLIQYGDQYQVLGFRDLIEIKQHGETGLDVELRNPEYEITRSIRKVMYGFQGGGDLFASLSRPLTLTGYISADRQLPGFLKTFRRELQTLADKLAQQAGDKFHFEIKDPDADGGALAREIEQKYGYRPMQAGLFDSRRFYFYLNLSDGDQQLQVPLPHDFTRESLKQNLLATLKRFSPGYLKTVALAVPRPAANPYMSHYGLDNSKQFETLRKQLETNHNVRTIDLEQGRIPEIADILVVVAPEQLTDKGVFAIDQFLMKGGTVMLATSPYQVSLNRDSLTARTRTSPLLAWLKHNGLTLQQKMVLDPRNQPFPIPVTRNVGGFSLRELRMVPYPYFVDVRAEGLNPGLPVTSGLNQVMINWASPIETDAQKTAGMKVDWLLKSSAESWTSTSTNLIPRLEHYGRAGFTPGKDRGEKLLAVALTGRFDSYFKGKPSPLLEKPDKTAGTTGNNRDKQAKQELDSVIERSPESARLVLFGSRDFLSDQTLQLAASAAGQEQLGALQLLDNALDWSLEDPGLLSIRSRGHYARTLMPLTRETQMGWEYLNYALVLVGLLLVFVAYRLRSRRVRQRYQLLLEGRN; encoded by the coding sequence ATGCAGCATGACAGTCTTCGTGTGGCGCGCAAAGAATTGTCGGCATTCTTCGCGTCGCCGGTCGCCTATATCTTTCTTGGATCCTTTCTGCTGGTCTGTTTGTTCATATTTTTCTGGGGTGAAGCCTTTTTTGCCCGCAACATCGCCGATGTCAGGCCCCTGTTTGACTGGATGCCGATCCTGCTGATTTTCCTGGTTGCGGCGTTGACCATGCGCATGTGGAGTGAAGAACGGCGCATGGGGACGCTTGAACACCTGCTGACCCTGCCGGTGCCGCCGCTGCAGCTTCTGTTCGGCAAGTTTCTCGCCGCCATGACCCTGCTGGCCCTGGCGTTGCTGCTGACCCTGCCGTTGCCGGTGACCGTCAGTCTGATCGGTCCGCTCGACTGGGGCCCGGTCTGGGGCGGCTACCTGGCGGCGTTGTTTCTGGGGGCGGCCTATATCTCCATCGGGCTGTACCTGAGCGCGCGCAGCGAAAATCAGATTGTCAGCCTGATCTCGACCGTGCTGGTCTGTGGCGTTTTCTACCTGCTCGGCAGCGATCTGCTGACCAGTTTTTTCGATAACCGCACCGCCGAGATATTTAAGCTGTTCGGCAGCGGTTCCCGTTTCGCGTCGATCACCCGCGGGGTGATCGATCTGCGTGATCTCTATTACTATGCCAGCCTGGTCGGGGTGTTCTTTGTTCTGACACTGTACAGTCTCGAAAAGTTGCGCTGGTCGAAGGGGGGGGAGGCCGCTCGTCACCGGAGTTACGCCTTCCTGGTGCTGCTGATGGTCGCCAACCTGGTCTGCGGCAATCTCTGGATGCAGCAGATCGGCAGCGCGCGTCTTGATCTGACCGAAGGGCGGATCTATTCCATTTCCCCGGCGACCCGCAACTACCTGCGGCAGTTGCAGCAGCCGCTTTTGATTCGGGGCTATTTCAGTGCCAAAACACATCCCCTGCTGGTGCCCCTGGTGCCCCGGTTGCGTGATCTCATCCGTGAATACCAGGTTGCCGGCGGCTCACGGGTCCATGTTGAATTTATCGATCCGCAGGAGCATCCCGACCTGGAGGCGGAAGCCAACCAGAAATATGGAATCAAGCCGGTTCCCTTTCAGGTTGCCGACCGTTATCAGTCGTCGCTGATCAACTCCTATTTCCATCTTCTCATCCAGTATGGAGACCAGTACCAGGTTCTCGGTTTCCGCGACCTGATCGAGATCAAGCAACACGGTGAAACCGGCCTCGATGTCGAACTGCGCAACCCCGAATATGAAATAACCCGCAGTATCAGGAAGGTGATGTACGGTTTCCAGGGGGGCGGCGACCTGTTCGCGTCTCTGAGCAGACCGCTGACCCTGACCGGATACATCTCCGCCGATCGGCAGCTGCCGGGATTTCTGAAGACATTCCGCCGGGAGTTGCAGACCCTGGCCGACAAACTGGCTCAACAGGCCGGCGATAAATTTCATTTCGAGATCAAGGATCCCGATGCCGATGGCGGTGCGCTGGCGCGGGAAATTGAGCAGAAATACGGTTACCGGCCGATGCAGGCGGGGCTGTTTGACTCTCGGCGTTTTTATTTCTATCTCAACTTGAGTGACGGAGACCAGCAGCTGCAGGTTCCGTTGCCGCATGATTTTACCCGTGAGTCCCTGAAGCAGAACCTGTTGGCAACGCTCAAGCGGTTCTCTCCCGGATACCTGAAAACAGTTGCCCTGGCGGTTCCCCGTCCCGCAGCCAATCCGTATATGAGTCATTACGGTCTGGATAACAGCAAGCAGTTTGAAACCCTGCGCAAGCAGCTGGAGACGAACCACAATGTGCGCACCATCGATCTCGAACAGGGTCGCATTCCGGAAATCGCCGATATTCTCGTGGTTGTCGCTCCTGAACAGCTGACCGACAAGGGGGTGTTCGCCATTGACCAGTTCCTGATGAAGGGCGGGACGGTGATGCTGGCAACGTCTCCCTACCAGGTCAGCCTGAATCGTGACAGCCTGACGGCCCGGACCCGGACCAGCCCCCTGCTGGCCTGGTTGAAGCACAACGGGCTGACCCTGCAGCAGAAAATGGTTCTTGACCCCCGTAATCAGCCTTTCCCGATACCGGTGACGCGCAATGTCGGTGGTTTCAGCCTGCGTGAACTGCGCATGGTTCCCTATCCCTATTTTGTCGACGTGCGTGCAGAGGGGTTGAATCCCGGTCTGCCGGTTACGTCAGGACTCAACCAGGTGATGATCAACTGGGCGTCTCCCATCGAGACCGATGCGCAGAAGACGGCCGGGATGAAGGTCGACTGGCTGCTGAAAAGCTCCGCCGAGTCCTGGACCTCGACCAGTACCAACCTGATCCCCCGTCTCGAACACTATGGGCGGGCCGGATTCACTCCGGGAAAAGACCGGGGCGAAAAGTTACTGGCCGTGGCCCTGACCGGGCGGTTTGATTCCTATTTCAAGGGCAAACCCTCACCCTTGCTGGAGAAACCGGACAAGACCGCCGGAACAACCGGGAACAACCGGGATAAACAGGCGAAACAGGAACTGGACAGTGTCATCGAACGCTCTCCTGAATCGGCCCGGCTGGTCCTGTTCGGATCGCGTGACTTTCTCAGTGACCAGACCCTGCAGCTGGCCGCCAGTGCCGCCGGTCAGGAACAATTGGGCGCCCTGCAGCTGCTTGACAACGCCCTTGACTGGTCACTGGAAGATCCCGGCCTGTTGAGTATCCGCAGCCGCGGTCATTACGCGCGGACCCTGATGCCGCTCACGCGCGAGACGCAGATGGGGTGGGAATATCTCAATTACGCCCTGGTGCTGGTCGGTCTGCTGCTGGTGTTTGTGGCCTACCGGTTGCGCAGCCGCCGGGTGCGGCAGCGTTACCAGTTGTTGCTGGAAGGGAGGAATTAG
- a CDS encoding DUF4340 domain-containing protein, translated as MRRRMIFLGLLLLAQLGLAFGLKMERQDLGAFKGSGPLLAISEDAPDMLVFSGPDKAEIKLQKVDGQWQLPESFGTPADKQKIADLLHRLTTIRRPWPTADGDDVADRFKVSATDYERRLQFFQGKKKLATLLLGSSPGFRKVHARVEGEKKIYDIPFSTYKVSLKADNWIDKRQLQVEREKISSINLPDCRIVRKDKVFQVEGLDNGEQTDRQKVDALVAKVTGLQILDVVDKPQQPLSGSGILNLTVNFVDGRKRSYQLRKGDHQDVLLQVSDRPYLYKVRSGLLTELQGYQRAQLVKMNPPSPPSTSDGGNSGAS; from the coding sequence ATGCGACGTCGAATGATCTTTTTGGGTCTGTTGCTGCTGGCGCAGCTCGGTCTGGCTTTTGGGCTGAAAATGGAGCGGCAGGATCTCGGGGCCTTCAAAGGCTCCGGACCGTTGCTCGCCATCTCGGAAGACGCGCCCGACATGCTGGTCTTTTCCGGGCCGGACAAGGCGGAGATAAAGCTTCAGAAGGTTGATGGTCAATGGCAGTTGCCGGAGTCCTTCGGAACCCCCGCCGACAAGCAGAAAATTGCTGATCTTCTGCATCGCCTGACCACCATCAGGCGTCCCTGGCCGACCGCGGACGGAGACGACGTGGCGGACCGTTTCAAGGTGTCGGCCACCGATTATGAACGACGGCTGCAGTTTTTCCAGGGAAAGAAAAAGCTGGCGACACTGCTGCTGGGAAGTTCCCCCGGTTTCCGCAAGGTTCATGCCCGGGTCGAGGGAGAAAAGAAGATTTACGATATTCCTTTCAGTACCTACAAGGTCAGCCTGAAGGCGGATAACTGGATTGACAAGCGACAGTTGCAGGTTGAGCGTGAGAAGATCAGCAGTATCAATCTTCCGGACTGCCGCATTGTCAGGAAGGACAAGGTGTTCCAGGTCGAGGGGCTGGACAACGGGGAACAGACCGACCGGCAGAAAGTCGATGCCCTGGTCGCCAAGGTGACCGGACTGCAGATCCTCGATGTGGTCGACAAACCACAGCAACCTCTGTCCGGTTCGGGGATTCTGAACCTGACGGTCAATTTTGTCGATGGCCGCAAGCGCAGTTACCAGTTGCGCAAGGGGGACCATCAGGATGTCCTGCTGCAGGTTTCCGACCGGCCTTACCTGTACAAGGTGCGTTCCGGTCTGTTGACGGAACTGCAGGGCTATCAACGGGCACAACTGGTGAAAATGAATCCCCCGTCGCCGCCATCAACGTCTGATGGAGGGAACTCCGGGGCGAGTTGA
- a CDS encoding AAA family ATPase, with protein sequence MDVLQQRFGQLTTILSRQIIGQPKLVERLLIALLADGHLLVEGAPGLAKTRAIRQLSGLLEGSFQRIQFTPDLLPADLTGSDVYRAQEGAFVFQPGPLFHNLILADEINRAPAKVQSALLEAMAERQISVGRQTYALADPFLVMATQNPIEQEGTYPLPEAQLDRFLLHVRIDFPDLENERRILRLARREAAGLPAVADDEPGFTPLSPSELRRARQQVLDLYLAENLEEYLLQLVLATRHPQDYGEDLRRAIQYGASPRAGIALDRCARSRAWLAGRDHVLPEDIQNLAFDVLRHRLILSYEAEAGGMNADRLISELIARVPVP encoded by the coding sequence ATGGACGTACTGCAACAGCGCTTCGGACAGCTGACAACAATTCTTTCCCGGCAGATCATCGGTCAGCCGAAACTGGTTGAACGTTTGTTGATTGCCCTTCTGGCCGATGGCCACCTGTTGGTGGAAGGCGCCCCCGGTCTGGCCAAGACCCGCGCCATCCGGCAACTGAGCGGTTTGCTTGAGGGCAGCTTTCAACGCATTCAGTTCACCCCCGACCTGCTGCCTGCCGATCTGACCGGCAGCGATGTTTATCGCGCGCAGGAGGGCGCTTTTGTTTTTCAGCCCGGACCGCTGTTTCACAATCTGATCCTGGCGGATGAAATCAACCGCGCTCCGGCCAAGGTGCAATCGGCGCTGCTGGAAGCCATGGCGGAACGACAGATCAGTGTCGGTCGGCAGACCTATGCCCTGGCTGACCCTTTCCTGGTGATGGCAACCCAGAATCCGATTGAGCAGGAGGGGACCTATCCTCTGCCCGAAGCGCAGCTCGATCGTTTTCTGTTGCACGTGAGAATTGACTTTCCAGACCTTGAGAATGAACGTCGGATTCTTCGACTCGCCCGGCGTGAAGCGGCCGGATTGCCGGCGGTTGCAGACGACGAGCCCGGGTTCACGCCGCTATCGCCGTCGGAATTGCGTCGGGCGCGGCAACAGGTCCTGGATTTATACCTGGCGGAGAACCTGGAAGAGTACCTGCTGCAGCTGGTCCTGGCGACCCGGCATCCGCAGGATTATGGCGAGGATCTGCGCAGGGCGATCCAGTACGGTGCCAGCCCCAGGGCCGGCATTGCTCTCGATCGTTGCGCCAGATCACGGGCCTGGCTGGCCGGACGGGACCATGTGCTGCCTGAAGATATTCAGAACCTGGCCTTCGACGTGTTGCGGCATCGTCTGATTCTCAGTTACGAGGCCGAAGCCGGCGGCATGAATGCCGATCGACTGATTTCCGAGTTGATTGCCCGGGTGCCGGTGCCCTGA